Proteins encoded together in one Peribacillus asahii window:
- a CDS encoding ASCH domain-containing protein, which produces MSNHEDLNTLPPKTCTIERLVTMPEDVNKVIEGRKTATRRNGRYADVGEIMVLNDKKFIVNRVYSQSLGELTDEHARQEGYGTVEEYKQSILSIHPGMPWLPQMRVWVHEFSPVTD; this is translated from the coding sequence ATGTCAAATCATGAAGATCTGAATACACTGCCTCCAAAAACATGTACAATTGAAAGACTTGTCACTATGCCCGAAGATGTTAATAAAGTAATCGAAGGCCGCAAAACAGCAACGCGCCGGAATGGAAGATATGCTGATGTAGGTGAAATAATGGTGCTAAACGATAAAAAGTTCATCGTAAATCGTGTATATTCTCAATCATTAGGTGAATTAACGGATGAACATGCGCGTCAGGAAGGATATGGGACAGTAGAAGAATACAAACAATCTATCCTCTCTATTCATCCAGGAATGCCATGGCTTCCACAAATGAGAGTTTGGGTGCATGAGTTTAGCCCAGTTACCGATTAA
- the fdhD gene encoding formate dehydrogenase accessory sulfurtransferase FdhD: MKTIVKKREILKFSNGQLMDAEDTIVTEFPVTVKINEQEFVTMVCTPEYIEDMVIGYLASEGIIRKYEDIKDIWIQEKEGYAHVKIDKLNPYYQNLQNKRYITSCCGMSRQGFVFANDALTAKKMNDIRVTISPDECFRLMNNMQNSATIFHETGGVHNAALCDKNGFLLSRMDIGRHNALDKIYGYCLKNNILIEDKIIVFSGRISSEILLKVAKIGCEIVLSKSAPTELALNLAEELGITTVGFIRNQSLNIYTCPKRICSNSKKL; encoded by the coding sequence ATGAAGACGATCGTGAAGAAAAGGGAAATTCTCAAGTTTAGCAATGGACAACTAATGGATGCTGAAGATACAATTGTAACCGAATTTCCTGTTACGGTTAAAATCAATGAACAAGAATTTGTTACGATGGTTTGTACTCCCGAGTACATTGAAGATATGGTAATTGGTTATTTAGCATCTGAAGGTATTATTCGAAAGTATGAAGACATTAAAGATATTTGGATTCAAGAAAAAGAAGGATATGCGCATGTGAAGATTGATAAGTTGAATCCGTATTATCAAAACCTTCAAAATAAACGGTATATCACTTCGTGTTGTGGAATGAGCAGACAAGGCTTTGTTTTTGCTAATGATGCTCTTACTGCTAAGAAAATGAATGACATTCGAGTGACAATCTCTCCTGATGAGTGTTTCCGTCTCATGAATAATATGCAAAATTCAGCGACTATTTTTCATGAGACAGGGGGAGTCCATAACGCAGCATTATGCGATAAAAATGGATTTTTATTAAGTCGTATGGATATTGGGAGACATAATGCATTAGATAAAATATATGGGTATTGTTTGAAAAATAATATTCTGATTGAAGATAAAATCATTGTGTTCAGCGGGCGAATATCTTCAGAAATTTTATTAAAAGTAGCGAAAATAGGATGTGAGATTGTCCTCTCTAAATCTGCACCAACCGAATTGGCATTAAATCTAGCAGAAGAATTAGGAATTACAACGGTAGGATTTATTAGAAATCAATCTTTAAATATATATACTTGTCCGAAAAGGATTTGCTCAAATAGTAAGAAATTATAA
- a CDS encoding DUF2294 domain-containing protein, with translation MSKKVHEFNDIIRKLRKDLFGKGPERIHTVFVENMAISTLYGNLTPTETFIAKTSEGREMVHLARTKMIQDVYSEGPPEGLEELVGAKFVHLFSDIKIEENIAVSVFVFDKNIT, from the coding sequence ATGTCAAAAAAAGTTCACGAATTTAATGATATCATCCGAAAGCTTCGTAAAGATCTTTTTGGAAAAGGACCAGAAAGAATTCATACGGTTTTTGTTGAAAATATGGCTATTTCAACGTTATACGGAAACCTCACTCCTACAGAAACTTTTATAGCAAAAACTTCAGAAGGACGTGAAATGGTTCATTTAGCTAGAACAAAAATGATTCAAGATGTGTATAGTGAGGGCCCTCCTGAAGGGCTGGAGGAACTAGTAGGAGCCAAATTTGTCCATCTGTTTTCAGATATCAAAATTGAAGAGAATATTGCAGTTTCCGTCTTTGTTTTTGATAAAAATATCACTTGA
- a CDS encoding molybdopterin-synthase adenylyltransferase MoeB — protein MSNRYSRQQLFNHIGMKGQEKISQKHVLIVGAGALGSASSEAFVRAGIGKLTLIDRDYVEWSNLQRQQLYNEQDARLKMPKAIAAKEHLHKINSEVEIEALVMDASATNLEDLLHSVDVIIDATDNFDIRFILNDLSHKHNIPWVYGSCVGSYGATHTILPGKTPCLHCLLKYVPVGGATCDTVGIISPAVQIVAAYQVAEAFKILVEDFSSLRNTFLTFDVWSNQHYSIKLDKIETADCPSCGTIRTYPYLSYENQTKTEVLCGRNTVQIRPNRRSQPNFDQLQKQLQNHGTVEQNPYLLSCQLQDYRMVVFRDGRVFIHGTNDIQAAKNLYYRLLG, from the coding sequence ATGTCAAATCGCTATTCACGGCAACAGCTATTCAACCATATTGGTATGAAAGGGCAAGAGAAAATTAGCCAAAAGCATGTATTAATTGTTGGAGCAGGGGCATTAGGAAGTGCCAGTTCTGAAGCATTTGTCCGAGCAGGCATTGGCAAGCTTACTCTGATTGACCGCGATTATGTTGAATGGAGTAATTTACAGCGTCAACAATTATACAATGAACAAGATGCTAGATTGAAGATGCCAAAAGCAATTGCTGCTAAAGAACATTTACACAAGATTAATTCAGAGGTTGAAATTGAAGCGCTTGTGATGGATGCGAGTGCAACAAATTTAGAGGATTTGCTGCATAGTGTGGACGTAATCATCGATGCTACAGACAATTTTGATATTCGTTTTATTTTAAATGACTTATCTCATAAACATAATATACCTTGGGTTTATGGGTCTTGCGTTGGAAGCTATGGGGCGACTCATACGATTCTTCCAGGAAAAACACCATGTCTACATTGTCTATTAAAATACGTTCCAGTCGGTGGGGCTACGTGCGATACTGTCGGAATTATTAGCCCAGCAGTACAAATCGTAGCGGCTTATCAAGTGGCTGAAGCATTTAAAATTCTTGTAGAGGATTTTTCATCACTTCGAAATACTTTTTTGACTTTCGATGTATGGAGCAATCAGCATTATTCTATTAAATTAGACAAAATAGAAACGGCGGACTGTCCATCTTGTGGAACGATTAGAACGTATCCTTATTTGTCTTATGAAAACCAAACAAAGACGGAAGTATTATGTGGAAGAAATACAGTTCAAATTAGGCCGAATAGACGTAGTCAGCCTAATTTCGATCAGTTACAAAAACAATTGCAAAATCATGGAACAGTTGAGCAAAATCCTTACCTGTTGTCTTGTCAACTTCAGGATTATCGTATGGTTGTTTTTCGTGATGGTCGCGTTTTTATTCATGGAACGAATGATATCCAAGCGGCCAAAAATCTTTATTATCGTTTATTAGGATAG
- the fdhF gene encoding formate dehydrogenase subunit alpha, producing the protein MTHSKINIKINDVEYEANSGSTILEIINQEKIAHPQICYVPEVDPIQTCDTCIVEVNGKLVRSCSTVALDGMNIELDSTSAKAAQTEAMDRLLENHLLYCTVCDNNNGNCKLHNTAELMEIEHQKYPYTPKADVNAVDMSHPFYRYDLNQCIACGQCVEVCQNLQVNETISIDWEAKRPRVIWDDGVSINDSSCVGCGQCVTICPCNALMEKSMLGEAGFMTGLQNEMLSPMIDLVKEVEPGYSGIFAISEVEAAMRDTRTKKTKTVCTFCGVGCSFEVWTKGRKILKVQPVSDAPVNAISTCVKGKFGWDFVNSEERITKPLIRKDGAFVESTWEEALDLVASKLGSIKQQYGKGSVGFISSSKITNEENYVIQKLARQIFETNNVDNCSRYCQSPATDGLFRTVGMGGDAGTIKDIAQAGLVIIVGANPAEGHPVLATRVKRAHKLHGQKLIVADLRKNEMAERSDIFISPKQGTDQVWLMAVTKYIIDQGWHDQRFIEENVNFFEDFKTVLEKYTLDYAEQVTGISKETLIQIAEMIRDADGTCVLWGMGVTQNTGGSDTSAAISNLLLATGNYRRPGAGAYPLRGHNNVQGACDMGTLPGWLPGYQHITDDTARAKFEKAYGVEIDGKPGLDNIQMLHAIEEGKMKAMYLVGEDMALVDSDANHVHEVLSQLDFFVVQDIFLSRTAQYADVVLPGAPSLEKDGTFTNTERRVQRLYQALPTLGDAKPDWWITQEIANRLGANWNYNHPSDIYDEMASLSPLFSGANYEVLEGWNSFLWGSFEGVSTPLLYVDGFNFPDKKARFALSDWVEPAEFPEEYDLHINNGRMLEHFHEGNMTNKSKGIQSKVPEIFVEVSPELAEERGINDGAIVRLVSPFGAVKLNALVTDRVKANELFLPMNSVDKESAINFLTGPIFDQRTNTPAYKQTKVRMEVLSEGGTVPLPSTNPRNKKRYPQNGVEVNRKWARPGYVHLTDQ; encoded by the coding sequence ATGACACATTCTAAAATTAATATAAAAATCAATGATGTCGAATACGAAGCAAACTCCGGCTCAACCATATTAGAAATTATTAATCAAGAAAAAATCGCTCATCCGCAAATTTGTTATGTACCTGAAGTTGATCCTATCCAAACATGTGATACTTGTATTGTAGAAGTTAACGGGAAACTTGTACGCTCCTGTTCAACGGTCGCTTTAGACGGAATGAACATAGAATTAGATTCAACTAGTGCAAAAGCTGCACAAACAGAAGCAATGGATCGCCTACTAGAAAACCATCTGCTGTATTGTACTGTTTGCGATAATAATAACGGCAACTGTAAATTACATAATACTGCCGAATTGATGGAAATCGAACATCAAAAATATCCTTACACACCTAAAGCAGACGTAAATGCTGTCGACATGTCCCATCCATTCTACCGTTATGATCTAAACCAATGTATTGCCTGCGGACAATGTGTAGAAGTTTGTCAAAACCTTCAAGTAAACGAGACAATATCTATCGACTGGGAAGCTAAGCGCCCTCGTGTTATTTGGGATGATGGGGTCTCTATTAACGACTCATCTTGTGTAGGCTGTGGTCAATGTGTAACGATTTGTCCTTGTAACGCTTTGATGGAAAAGTCTATGCTTGGCGAAGCTGGATTTATGACAGGTCTCCAAAACGAGATGCTTAGTCCGATGATTGATTTAGTAAAAGAAGTAGAACCAGGGTATAGCGGTATTTTTGCTATTTCAGAAGTAGAAGCAGCTATGCGTGACACACGTACGAAAAAGACGAAAACCGTTTGTACCTTCTGCGGCGTAGGCTGTTCATTTGAAGTATGGACAAAAGGAAGAAAGATTCTTAAAGTTCAACCTGTCTCCGATGCTCCAGTTAACGCAATATCTACTTGTGTAAAAGGAAAATTCGGCTGGGATTTTGTTAACTCGGAGGAACGAATTACAAAACCATTAATCCGCAAAGATGGTGCATTCGTAGAATCAACTTGGGAAGAAGCACTTGATTTAGTTGCTAGTAAACTAGGCTCCATTAAGCAGCAATACGGAAAGGGTTCTGTAGGATTTATTTCGTCTTCAAAAATTACAAATGAAGAAAACTATGTGATACAAAAACTAGCACGACAAATATTTGAAACAAACAATGTCGATAACTGTTCTCGTTACTGTCAATCTCCTGCGACTGACGGCTTGTTCCGTACAGTTGGAATGGGTGGAGATGCCGGTACAATCAAAGATATTGCTCAAGCTGGACTTGTTATTATCGTTGGAGCAAATCCAGCAGAAGGACATCCAGTATTAGCCACTCGTGTTAAACGAGCACATAAACTTCATGGTCAAAAACTTATCGTAGCAGACCTTCGTAAAAACGAAATGGCTGAGCGTTCCGACATCTTTATTAGCCCAAAACAAGGGACGGACCAAGTGTGGTTGATGGCTGTGACAAAGTATATCATTGACCAAGGCTGGCATGATCAAAGATTTATTGAAGAAAACGTAAACTTCTTTGAAGATTTCAAAACAGTACTTGAGAAATACACACTTGACTACGCAGAACAAGTGACAGGTATTTCAAAAGAAACGCTTATTCAAATCGCTGAAATGATTCGTGATGCTGATGGGACTTGTGTTCTATGGGGAATGGGCGTTACACAAAATACCGGTGGTTCTGATACTTCCGCAGCCATTTCTAATTTACTTCTTGCTACAGGAAACTACCGTCGTCCAGGTGCAGGTGCTTATCCTCTTCGTGGTCATAACAATGTACAAGGTGCTTGTGATATGGGAACTCTTCCTGGCTGGCTTCCAGGATATCAACATATTACCGATGATACCGCACGTGCAAAATTTGAAAAGGCTTATGGTGTAGAAATTGACGGAAAACCAGGCCTCGATAACATTCAAATGCTTCATGCTATTGAAGAAGGAAAGATGAAGGCGATGTACCTTGTTGGTGAAGATATGGCTCTCGTAGACTCCGACGCAAATCATGTTCACGAAGTTTTATCACAACTTGATTTCTTTGTTGTCCAAGATATCTTCTTATCGAGAACGGCTCAATATGCGGACGTCGTATTACCGGGAGCTCCATCTCTTGAGAAAGATGGTACATTTACAAACACAGAGCGTCGTGTTCAACGATTATATCAAGCACTCCCAACACTCGGTGATGCTAAGCCGGACTGGTGGATTACTCAAGAAATTGCAAACCGTCTAGGCGCAAATTGGAATTACAATCATCCAAGTGACATCTATGATGAAATGGCCAGCCTATCTCCATTATTCAGCGGAGCCAATTATGAAGTACTAGAAGGTTGGAACAGCTTCCTATGGGGCAGCTTCGAAGGAGTGAGCACACCACTTCTCTATGTGGATGGATTTAACTTTCCGGATAAGAAAGCACGCTTTGCCTTATCGGACTGGGTGGAGCCTGCAGAATTCCCTGAAGAATATGATTTGCATATTAACAATGGACGTATGCTAGAGCATTTCCATGAAGGGAATATGACAAACAAATCCAAAGGTATCCAATCGAAAGTTCCAGAGATCTTTGTTGAAGTTTCACCAGAACTTGCTGAAGAGCGCGGAATTAATGATGGTGCAATTGTACGATTAGTCTCTCCTTTTGGAGCCGTTAAATTAAATGCACTTGTTACAGATCGTGTCAAAGCAAACGAGCTTTTCCTTCCGATGAACTCGGTAGATAAAGAGTCCGCTATTAACTTTTTAACAGGTCCTATATTCGATCAACGAACAAATACACCTGCTTATAAACAAACAAAGGTTCGTATGGAAGTGCTCAGTGAAGGCGGAACAGTTCCACTGCCATCTACGAATCCACGGAATAAAAAACGTTATCCTCAAAATGGAGTTGAGGTTAATCGAAAATGGGCTCGTCCAGGCTATGTCCATCTAACAGATCAATAG
- a CDS encoding hotdog domain-containing protein yields MSLKVGDIITFERTFTVRDVELFTEISGDEGIHHMTPDEQGRLVVQGLLTATLPTKVGGDHNVLARTMNFEFLRPVFTGDTIICEVKIEKYERQENKNNRTAIMASFLCTNQNEKEILKGDFAGVIL; encoded by the coding sequence ATGTCATTAAAAGTAGGAGATATTATTACATTTGAACGAACTTTTACAGTAAGGGATGTTGAATTATTTACAGAGATTTCAGGTGATGAAGGAATTCATCATATGACCCCGGATGAACAGGGAAGACTTGTTGTTCAAGGGTTATTAACCGCAACTCTACCAACAAAAGTAGGTGGAGATCATAACGTACTGGCTCGTACTATGAATTTTGAGTTTTTAAGACCTGTGTTTACAGGGGATACAATCATCTGTGAAGTAAAAATTGAAAAATACGAAAGGCAAGAAAATAAAAATAATAGAACAGCTATTATGGCATCCTTTTTATGTACAAATCAGAATGAAAAAGAAATACTAAAAGGGGACTTTGCGGGTGTGATCCTTTAA
- a CDS encoding MBL fold metallo-hydrolase: MKKSSIIFFERKFPSANMILIKDKLPILIDTGFGSEAKDTEQLIKEAGVSPEELHLIVNTHYHSDHVGGNSYFQKNYDVTIAAHKWDANLINSCDPEACSAEWLDQPVEPYRVDKKLSDNDEIHTGSRALKVIHTPGHTLGHISLYEPEEEVLICGDLFHKNDIGWLNIFREGVSSIQRSIQSLDRLSRLRIGRAYSGHGPQIENPSASIDAARERFEKWLMMPEKVSWHAIKRIFAFTLIIKNGLAREEIDSYLLKCGWFQDFARYSFQLQPEEFIQILLDEMIRSKAASWHNNYLIATTPYQVPQEKWMNKNIKPKDWKPQDILT; the protein is encoded by the coding sequence ATGAAAAAATCTAGTATTATTTTCTTTGAAAGAAAATTTCCCAGTGCAAACATGATCCTTATTAAGGATAAGCTCCCAATCCTTATTGATACTGGTTTTGGGAGTGAAGCGAAAGATACAGAACAATTAATTAAAGAAGCGGGCGTTTCACCAGAGGAATTACACCTTATTGTGAACACGCACTATCATAGTGACCATGTAGGCGGCAATTCTTATTTTCAAAAAAACTATGATGTTACGATTGCTGCTCATAAATGGGATGCCAATTTAATTAATTCTTGTGACCCTGAAGCCTGTAGTGCAGAATGGTTAGATCAGCCTGTAGAGCCTTATCGAGTCGATAAAAAGCTCTCAGATAACGATGAGATTCATACAGGAAGTAGAGCTCTGAAAGTCATACACACACCGGGACATACGTTAGGACATATTTCTTTATATGAACCTGAAGAAGAGGTATTGATTTGCGGAGATCTTTTTCACAAAAATGATATCGGATGGTTAAATATCTTTCGAGAGGGTGTTTCATCTATCCAGCGATCGATACAAAGTTTGGATCGGTTGTCCAGGCTCCGGATTGGGCGGGCATATTCAGGACATGGCCCTCAAATAGAGAATCCTAGTGCTTCCATTGATGCAGCAAGGGAGCGGTTTGAAAAGTGGCTTATGATGCCAGAGAAGGTTTCATGGCATGCCATCAAAAGGATTTTTGCATTCACATTAATCATTAAAAATGGATTGGCAAGAGAAGAAATCGATAGCTACCTACTAAAGTGTGGTTGGTTTCAGGATTTTGCACGCTATTCTTTCCAGCTGCAACCCGAAGAATTTATTCAAATTCTGCTTGATGAAATGATTCGTTCTAAAGCAGCGAGCTGGCACAATAATTATTTAATCGCTACGACCCCATACCAAGTACCACAAGAGAAATGGATGAATAAGAACATAAAGCCGAAAGATTGGAAGCCTCAAGATATTCTTACATAA
- the moaC gene encoding cyclic pyranopterin monophosphate synthase MoaC — MSNFSHWNEEGRPKMVDISQKDVTTRTAIAQSTISFSNELYEAIQNGLIKKGDPLQVAQIAGIMGAKKTADIIPMCHPIMLQGVDFTFDYQQQAAGYDLLIQATVKCSGKTGVEMEALTAASIAALTFYDMCKAVDKTMVIKETLLVQKTGGKSGDFFHEK; from the coding sequence ATGAGTAATTTCTCACACTGGAATGAAGAAGGAAGACCTAAAATGGTAGATATCTCTCAAAAAGATGTCACAACACGTACAGCAATCGCTCAAAGTACAATCTCTTTTTCTAATGAATTATATGAAGCCATTCAAAATGGATTAATTAAAAAGGGAGATCCCCTTCAAGTAGCCCAAATTGCTGGAATTATGGGTGCCAAAAAAACGGCTGACATCATTCCGATGTGTCATCCCATTATGTTACAAGGCGTAGATTTCACCTTTGATTATCAACAACAAGCGGCTGGATATGATTTACTCATCCAAGCTACTGTTAAATGCAGTGGAAAAACAGGAGTCGAAATGGAAGCATTAACTGCCGCATCCATCGCTGCTCTTACGTTTTATGACATGTGTAAAGCGGTTGATAAAACAATGGTTATTAAAGAAACTTTGCTCGTTCAAAAAACAGGAGGAAAAAGCGGCGACTTCTTCCATGAAAAGTAA
- the moaA gene encoding GTP 3',8-cyclase MoaA, translating to MQASIADTLQRPLRDLRLSVTDRCNFRCRYCMPEEIFGSDYPFLSSEKILSFDEMERLTSIFASLGVQKVRITGGEPLLRKNLPELIYRLKSIKGIKDIAVTTNGSLLKKFASKLFNAGLSRVTVSLDSLDEERFHQLNGQRGTVASVLEGIEAASNAGLEVKVNMVVQKGQNDQDIVSMAEYFKEKKHTLRFIEYMDVGNSNGWRMNDVVTKQQILNKIGEVMPLEQIQPNYPGEVATRYRYVDSDQEIGIISSVTDSFCSSCSRVRVSAEGKLYTCLFASKGFDLRDLLRSDKADEEVAKVITDIWNHRGDRYSDERGNGTKKRPKVEMSHIGG from the coding sequence ATGCAAGCTAGTATAGCTGATACATTGCAGCGCCCCCTAAGAGATTTGCGTTTATCTGTGACAGATCGTTGCAACTTTCGCTGTCGATATTGCATGCCGGAAGAAATATTCGGAAGTGATTATCCATTTTTATCTTCGGAAAAAATTTTATCCTTTGATGAAATGGAACGATTAACCTCTATATTTGCTTCTTTAGGCGTCCAGAAAGTGCGTATTACAGGAGGAGAGCCATTATTAAGAAAGAATCTCCCTGAGCTGATTTATCGGTTGAAATCAATAAAGGGAATAAAAGATATTGCAGTGACAACGAATGGATCCCTTTTGAAGAAATTTGCCTCCAAGCTATTTAATGCAGGATTATCACGAGTAACCGTCAGTCTTGATTCATTAGATGAGGAACGATTTCATCAATTAAATGGTCAGAGAGGGACGGTAGCAAGTGTTTTAGAAGGTATTGAAGCCGCATCTAATGCAGGATTAGAAGTGAAAGTAAACATGGTTGTTCAGAAAGGACAGAATGATCAAGATATTGTTTCAATGGCTGAATATTTTAAGGAAAAAAAGCATACGCTTCGTTTTATTGAATATATGGATGTAGGAAATTCAAATGGCTGGAGAATGAATGATGTCGTTACGAAACAGCAGATTCTAAATAAAATTGGCGAAGTAATGCCTCTAGAACAGATTCAGCCGAATTATCCAGGTGAAGTAGCAACTAGATATCGATATGTAGACAGTGATCAAGAAATTGGAATTATTTCATCAGTTACCGATTCTTTTTGCTCAAGCTGTTCAAGAGTGCGTGTTTCAGCTGAAGGAAAGCTATATACGTGCTTATTTGCATCGAAGGGCTTTGATTTGCGTGATTTATTACGTTCAGATAAAGCGGACGAAGAGGTTGCTAAGGTTATTACAGATATTTGGAATCATCGCGGCGATCGTTATTCAGATGAAAGAGGAAATGGAACGAAGAAACGTCCAAAAGTAGAAATGTCTCATATTGGCGGTTAA
- a CDS encoding DUF1641 domain-containing protein, protein MAQPITEIKKNLLTEEEQKQKKLEALTTLLANNDEALNKVLTIVGELNDIGVLEAADSMLQAKEKIAQIALHQVSREPVTNLINTLMGATGALMKTDPELITKLVNSAMKGMDEANDYLQTDKKVKVMDLVKLLNDPDINRALGFGIHFLKGMGKELKH, encoded by the coding sequence ATGGCTCAACCTATTACAGAAATCAAAAAAAACCTTCTCACCGAGGAGGAACAGAAACAAAAAAAGCTAGAAGCCTTAACAACACTTCTTGCCAATAACGATGAAGCCTTAAACAAAGTACTAACCATTGTGGGTGAACTAAACGATATCGGTGTTCTAGAGGCAGCTGATTCCATGCTTCAAGCTAAAGAAAAGATTGCCCAAATTGCGCTTCACCAAGTCTCTCGAGAACCGGTGACCAATTTAATTAACACACTTATGGGGGCAACAGGTGCCCTCATGAAGACTGATCCTGAATTAATAACGAAGCTTGTAAATAGTGCTATGAAAGGTATGGATGAAGCCAATGACTATTTGCAAACTGATAAAAAAGTTAAAGTAATGGACCTAGTTAAACTATTAAATGATCCTGATATTAATCGAGCACTTGGCTTTGGTATCCATTTCCTAAAAGGAATGGGTAAAGAATTAAAGCATTAA